In Mucilaginibacter celer, one DNA window encodes the following:
- a CDS encoding DUF3037 domain-containing protein, which yields MQVFEYAVIRVVPRVEREEFINIGVILFCAKQKFLKVLFSLDNKRLAGFCGDLDLDCLKDNVNSLERICNGEKDAGPIALLDQPSRFRWLTATRSTVVQASKVHPGMTADAEATLNKLFEQMVL from the coding sequence ATGCAGGTATTTGAGTACGCCGTAATCCGCGTTGTACCCAGGGTAGAGCGTGAGGAGTTTATCAATATCGGGGTGATATTGTTTTGTGCCAAACAAAAGTTTTTAAAAGTATTGTTCAGTCTTGATAACAAGCGCCTGGCAGGCTTCTGCGGCGACTTGGATCTGGATTGCCTGAAAGATAACGTCAACTCGCTCGAGCGTATCTGCAACGGCGAAAAAGATGCCGGACCGATAGCGCTGCTTGATCAGCCCTCACGTTTCCGTTGGCTTACCGCTACCCGGAGTACGGTGGTGCAGGCATCCAAAGTGCATCCGGGGATGACTGCTGATGCAGAGGCTACGTTGAATAAGTTGTTTGAGCAGATGGTTTTGTGA
- a CDS encoding carboxypeptidase-like regulatory domain-containing protein, which produces MSTTNNKTKIWISIIGLLGVIIPAIIKFYPWKDSKSLPAANSTLIVSGSIVDEATNKSIEQAEISVVGRNEIYYSEHNGNFRLNIKDSISSVRIRVVKKHYHTYDKSFDIPNSNVIIPLTSE; this is translated from the coding sequence ATGAGTACAACAAATAATAAAACCAAAATCTGGATTAGTATAATCGGTTTACTTGGGGTCATAATTCCTGCAATAATTAAATTTTACCCATGGAAAGATTCTAAAAGTCTTCCTGCTGCCAATAGCACATTGATTGTATCTGGATCAATAGTAGATGAAGCCACTAATAAGAGTATTGAACAAGCAGAAATTTCAGTTGTCGGCCGCAATGAAATCTATTATTCCGAGCACAATGGAAATTTTCGACTTAATATTAAAGATTCAATCAGTAGTGTCAGGATACGAGTTGTAAAAAAGCATTATCACACTTATGACAAATCTTTTGATATTCCCAATAGCAATGTAATAATTCCGTTAACTTCAGAGTAG